A region from the Algoriphagus machipongonensis genome encodes:
- a CDS encoding TM2 domain-containing protein — protein MANVLRHLPELEGMELGYIQGLMKNMDEEQASLFAQVYRARRKDAQMILILTLLGFFGFAGLHRFILGQIGLGILYILTVGLCFIGTIVDLVNYKSLAYEYNIKVAHETINMLSNSFDMGPDHKA, from the coding sequence ATGGCTAATGTATTGAGACATCTTCCTGAATTGGAAGGCATGGAACTGGGGTATATCCAGGGATTGATGAAAAATATGGATGAAGAACAAGCTTCTCTATTTGCACAGGTTTATCGTGCGAGAAGAAAAGATGCTCAAATGATCTTGATCCTTACTTTGCTAGGTTTCTTTGGCTTTGCTGGACTTCATCGATTCATTTTAGGTCAAATTGGCTTGGGAATCCTCTATATATTGACAGTAGGACTTTGTTTTATCGGTACTATTGTAGACCTCGTCAACTATAAAAGTTTGGCTTATGAGTACAATATCAAAGTAGCTCATGAAACCATTAATATGCTATCTAACTCATTTGATATGGGTCCAGATCATAAAGCTTAA
- a CDS encoding DUF2752 domain-containing protein: MKEITNRLQRFPLELVFWIGSLIAILTIDPSASTHFSLCPLDQLGFSWCPGCGLGRSMNLLANGNFQASWSMHPLAMLAYVVIFYRIWQLIKNLKTTHNYG; encoded by the coding sequence ATGAAAGAAATCACTAATCGACTACAACGATTTCCTTTAGAGCTGGTCTTTTGGATCGGAAGTTTAATCGCCATTTTGACGATAGACCCCAGTGCATCGACACATTTTAGTCTTTGCCCTTTAGATCAACTAGGATTTAGTTGGTGCCCAGGATGTGGTTTAGGAAGGTCTATGAATCTCCTTGCAAATGGAAATTTCCAAGCCTCCTGGTCCATGCACCCACTGGCAATGTTGGCTTATGTGGTGATCTTTTATAGAATATGGCAACTAATTAAAAACCTTAAAACAACACACAATTATGGCTAA